One stretch of Prunus persica cultivar Lovell chromosome G1, Prunus_persica_NCBIv2, whole genome shotgun sequence DNA includes these proteins:
- the LOC18790331 gene encoding major allergen Pru av 1 gives MGVFTYETEINSVIPPARLFNAFVLDADNLIPKIAPQAVKSTEILEGDGGVGTIKKINFGEGSTYSYVKHRIDGIDKENFVYKYSVIEGDAISETIEKISYETKLVASGSGSVVKSTSHYHTKGDFEIKEEHVKAGKEKASHLFKLIENYLLEHHDAYN, from the exons ATGGGTGTGTTCACATACGAAACCGAGATCAACTCTGTCATCCCTCCTGCTAGGTTGTTCAATGCCTTTGTTCTTGATGCTGACAACCTCATCCCAAAAATTGCACCACAGGCAGTTAAGAGCACTGAGATCCTTGAAGGAGATGGAGGCGTTGGAACCATCAAGAAAATTAACTTTGGTGAAG GTAGCACTTACAGCTATGTGAAGCACAGAATTGATGGGATTGACAAAGAGAACTTCGTGTACAAGTACAGTGTGATTGAAGGAGATGCAATCTCTGAGACAATTGAGAAGATCTCCTATGAGACTAAGTTGGTGGCATCTGGCAGTGGTTCTGTCGTCAAGAGCACCAGCCACTACCACACCAAGGGAGATTTTGAGATCAAGGAAGAGCATGTCAAGGCTGGCAAAGAGAAGGCCTCTCATCTCTTCAAGCTCATTGAGAACTACCTCTTGGAACACCATGATGCCTACAACTAA
- the LOC18790066 gene encoding major allergen Pru ar 1 yields the protein MGVFTYETEFTSVIPPARLFKAFILDADTLIPKIAPSAVKGAEIVEGDGGVGTIKKITFGEGSQFGFVKHRVDGIDKDKFSYSYTLIEGDALSDVIEKIAYETKLVASPNGGSIIKTTSHYHAKGDVVIKEEQVKAGKAKASGLFKLVEDYLTANPDAYN from the exons atgggCGTTTTCACATATGAAACAGAGTTCACCTCTGTCATCCCACCAGCAAGGTTGTTCAAGGCTTTCATCCTCGACGCCGATACCCTCATCCCCAAGATTGCTCCATCTGCAGTCAAAGGTGCTGAAATTGTTGAAGGCGATGGAGGCGTTGGAACCATCAAGAAAATTACGTTTGGTGAAG GCAGCCAATTCGGGTTTGTGAAGCACAGGGTCGATGGGATTGACAAGGACAAGTTTTCTTACAGCTACACTTTGATTGAAGGAGATGCCTTGTCTGACGTAATCGAGAAGATCGCTTATGAGACCAAGTTGGTGGCATCCCCCAACGGAGGATCCATCATCAAGACCACCAGCCACTACCATGCCAAGGGAGATGTGGTGATCAAGGAGGAGCAAGTTAAGGCTGGCAAAGCAAAGGCTTCCGGTCTCTTCAAGCTTGTTGAAGACTACCTAACGGCCAACCCTGATGCCTACAACTAA
- the LOC18790057 gene encoding major allergen Pru ar 1, translated as MGVFTYSDESTSVIPPPRLFKALVLEADTLIPKIAPQSVKSAEIVEGDGGVGTIKKISFGEGSHYSYVKHRIDGLDKDNFVYNYTLVEGDALSDKVEKITYEIKLVASADGGSIIKSTSNYHTKGDVEIKEEDVKAGKEKATGLFKLIENYLVANPDAYN; from the exons ATGGGTGTCTTCACATACTCAGACGAGTCCACCTCAGTCATCCCCCCACCAAGATTGTTCAAAGCCCTTGTTCTTGAAGCGGACACCCTCATCCCCAAGATTGCTCCCCAATCAGTTAAAAGTGCTGAAATTGTTGAAGGAGATGGAGGTGTTGGAACCATCAAGAAGATTAGCTTTGGTGAAG GAAGTCATTACAGCTATGTGAAGCACCGGATCGACGGGCTTGACAAAGATAACTTTGTGTACAACTACACTTTGGTTGAAGGAGATGCTCTTTCAGACAAGgttgagaaaatcacttatgaGATTAAGTTGGTGGCATCTGCTGATGGAGGTTCCATCATAAAGAGCACCAGCAACTACCACACCAAAGGTGATGTTGAGATCAAGGAAGAGGATGTTAAGGCTGGCAAAGAGAAGGCAACTGGTCTGTTCAAGCTTATTGAGAACTACCTTGTGGCCAACCCAGATGCCTACAACTAA
- the LOC18790061 gene encoding major allergen Pru ar 1 yields the protein MGVFTYSDESTSVIPPPRLFKALVLEADTLIPKIAPQSVKSAEIVEGDGGVGTIKKISFGEGSHYSYVKHQIDGLDKDNFVYNYSLVEGDALSDKVEKISYEIKLVASADGGSVIKSTSNYHTKGDVEIKEEDVKAGKEKATGLFKLIENYLVANPDACN from the exons ATGGGTGTCTTCACATACTCAGACGAGTCCACCTCAGTCATCCCCCCACCAAGATTGTTCAAAGCCCTTGTTCTTGAAGCTGACACCCTCATCCCCAAGATTGCTCCCCAATCAGTGAAAAGTGCTGAAATTGTTGAAGGAGATGGAGGTGTTGGAACCATCAAGAAGATTAGCTTTGGTGAAG GAAGTCATTACAGCTATGTGAAGCACCAGATCGACGGGCTTGACAAAGATAACTTTGTGTACAACTACAGTTTGGTTGAAGGAGATGCTCTTTCAGACAAGGTTGAGAAAATCAGTTATGAGATTAAGTTGGTGGCATCTGCTGATGGAGGTTCCGTCATAAAGAGCACCAGCAACTACCACACCAAAGGTGATGTTGAGATCAAGGAGGAGGATGTTAAGGCTGGGAAAGAGAAGGCAACTGGTCTGTTCAAGCTTATTGAGAACTACCTTGTGGCCAACCCTGATGCCTGCAACTAA
- the LOC18792330 gene encoding uncharacterized protein LOC18792330 — protein sequence MASTSPFAPALPPNYHLTTHPTPAASRPLLSPQKQILPHNSYHGVNARNYHSVPRRRMTTRCQAMEVSVADGSSSASGGGGGENWVPVVPLAALPRGERRVIIQDGEAILLLWYKDQVFAIENRSPAEGAYSEGLLNAKLTQDGCIVCPSTDSTFDLRNGSIKEWYPKNPVLRVLTPALRTLYVYPVKTDDQNIYISLGAASLQSDAAAEIVFSGKAQPGFTATDVNVDEVKMVVDDGLDVAFGFTARNEIINGKAAVIGFLLLLDFELLTGKGLLKGTGFLDFIYSVSNALQ from the exons ATGGCCTCTACTTCACCCTTCGCCCCCGCATTGCCCCCAAATTACCATCTTACTACTCATCCTACACCTGCTGCATCCCGCCCTCTACTAAGCCCCCAGAAACAGATACTGCCGCATAATTCTTACCACGGTGTTAATGCACGAAATTACCACTCTGTGCCTCGTCGGAGAATGACGACGAGGTGCCAAGCGATGGAGGTGTCGGTGGCAGACGGGTCGTCGTCGGCGTCTGGCGGCGGCGGCGGGGAGAATTGGGTACCGGTAGTGCCACTGGCCGCGCTGCCAAGGGGGGAGCGGCGCGTCATAATTCAAGATGGGGAAGCCATACTCTTGCTGTGGTATAAAGATCAGGTCTTTGCTATTGAGAATCGCTCCCCTGCTGAAGGGGCTTATAGCGAAGGCCTTCTCAACGCCAAGCTCACCCAG GATGGGTGTATAGTTTGCCCATCAACTGATAGCACATTTGATCTGCGCAACGGATCCATTAAGGAGTGGTATCCCAAAAACCCAGTGCTCCGAGTCCTCACACCCGCTTTGAGGACGCTTTACGTCTACCCTGTCAAAACTGATGACCAAAACATTTACATCAGCCTCGGTGCTGCTTCACTCCAATCTGATGCAGCTGCCGAAATTGTCTTCAGTGGCAAGGCTCAACCGGGTTTTACAGCTACTGATGTCAATGTGGATgag GTGAAAATGGTGGTTGATGACGGTCTAGATGTGGCGTTTGGTTTCACCGCGAGGAACGAAATCATAAATGGGAAGGCAGCTGTGATTGGGTTCCTATTgttgttagattttgaactctTGACTGGTAAAGGTCTTCTCAAGGGAACTGGCTTCTTGGACTTTATTTACTCTGTATCAAATGCTTTGCAGTAA
- the LOC18792124 gene encoding uncharacterized protein LOC18792124, giving the protein MFEYGIVQRCSLLISAILHCKRMETESLKQVWQSLSARSPLHSPIHKQLKVLKLLKEMEELEPSTRLTLGNVCLLSTYIVCLSDKIEKISYEIKLVASAFCSADGGSIIKNTRSYHTKGDVEIKEEHVKAGKEKVHALFKIIETYLVANPDAYN; this is encoded by the coding sequence ATGTTCGAGTATGGAATCGTACAGCGCTGTTCCCTTCTGATTAGTGCAATTCTGCATTGCAAGAGAATGGAAACAGAGTCGTTGAAACAGGTGTGGCAATCTTTGAGTGCAAGGTCCCCTCTGCATAGTCCCATTCACAAGCAGTTAAAAGTGCTGAAATTGTTGAAGGAGATGGAGGAGTTGGAACCATCAACAAGACTAACTTTGGGGAATGTTTGTTTACTTTCCACCTATATTGTCTGTCTTTCAgacaaaatagagaaaatcTCTTACGAGATTAAGTTGGTGGCATCTGCATTCTGCAGTGCAGATGGAGGTTCCATCATAAAGAACACCCGCAGCTACCACACCAAAGGTGATGTTGAGATCAAGGAAGAGCATGTTAAGGCCGGCAAAGAGAAGGTCCATGCTTTGTTCAAGATTATTGAGACCTATCTTGTGGCCAACCCCGATGCCTACAactaa